Below is a genomic region from Rosa chinensis cultivar Old Blush chromosome 5, RchiOBHm-V2, whole genome shotgun sequence.
ATATTGCATAGGACCCACGTacttgccacatcagcaaacagACGGCCCCGTTAGGaatttttgacggaagtatcacgttgatatcaaaatatgtctttgggtatcacattgatacttttgagagttcggatatcaaattggccttggcagcataatttggggacggtgactgaatttttctccgCTTTAAATCATGTATATAGATCACCATCTCGATCATTGTACATTTTGAactaatgaatttaattagtaaTACTACATGTGCTAAGCAAAATAGGAACATGCAACACTTACTAGTTTGAACTAGAAAATTCTCCAAACTTAATTGTACATACGTCTTGCTTTTACCATCatctatttcttttgtttttctcaacaCCACCCCTCAAAATTATTAATCACGTTTTCTTACTATGATCTTCTGCGACGGTCATTTCTCATATGTACGTGAGTTTGACTTTAATTATGCCTCACAAAGAAAGAACTATAATCTCTATGTCAATAATCAAAGCACAAATATGGTAAACGTTTTTGGAGTAATTCTCCAAACTTAATTGTACATACGTCTTGCTTTTACCATCatctatttcttttgtttttctcaacaCCACCCCTCAAAATTATTAATCAAGTTTTCTTACTATGATCTTCTGCGACGGTCATTTCTCATATGTACGTGAGTTTGACTTTAATTATGCCTTGCAAAGAAAGAAGTATAATCTCTATGTCAATAATCAAAGCACAAATAGGGTAAACGTTTTTGGAGTAAATACTACAAAAACTTGGTTCTAGTCGAGGTTGtgatttttctcaaaaaaaaaggttcTGAATTCCTTATTCAGTCTATCAGTAAGACGTTTAGGGCATTTGAAACAAGATAGGATATAATTTGGCATTCCAGATAAATTAGATTTTAATAAAGTTAACTTACCTCCTCGAGAGAGAGGGATTTCCAGCCTGCAAGTTTTTTCTGAACCTTAACAGTAAGGTCATCAAAGTTAAGAGGATCTTTCCAGCAAACAATGTTTTgaacaatatatataattcatataatgaagataatttttgtttttgtttttttgggggAAGATTGGGGACAAAGATTAAAATTCTGTATCAAAATATCTAtcgaaattttgaaaaaaaaaaaggatcgactaaattctgcttactaccctgtactttcaagggttaatcagttcagtccctgcacttctaatttaatcagaaaattCTTTACactctctaatttcatcaaatcgatccaatctgtCATCACTCCGTCAATTTTCGGGGAAAATTTtcaaactacccatctgcattcacaatACTGACACGTCAGCGGGCTGCCTAGCAATGGgcagtttgggaattttccctgtgagaaggtcccatgtcagcattttaacagcgaaaattgacaaaatagtgacagattggatcgatttgatgaaattggagagtgcaaggacttttctgattaaattcgAAGTGCAGGGAataaactgatgaacccttgaaagtataaggtagtaagcagaatttaattcaaaaaaaaaaattggaaatatcgaggatataggagaaaatatatcgtttttgaaaGAGACTATATGGTTAaaatacatataaatacatatgaatgtcaacttcttCTGCATCCAAAAAAAGACTCTATATGGTTAAAAAGCCACTTGCTAGtatacgaaaatgcaataatcagaccaaggcatatgacccatatagtacaaattgtagtgatgaacatgatagttatagatctctttagagctacCAACTGTTTCTCCTATAAGAGGATAATAACTCAATAGTTTGTTGTCTTTGTCTGAAACTTTAATATAATTGAGGCCAATCGGCCAATCCCATATGATTGAGAAGGATGAAATGAATGAGTTACTTTTTGAAATTATTTTATTATGAATTAATTATCCTTGTTTAGATTTCGTCTTCAGGGAATTTCTCCTCACTTGAATTCCAATCCTCACTCAGATTTTTCTCGAAGGGAATACTCCCCATCCAAATTCGCTTtaaggagatttctcctcacccatattTGCTTTGAGGggatctctcctcacacagatttgcatttaaaGAATTACTTCTCATACAGAATCATGCCTTGAGGATATTTTTCCTCACCtggattcaccttgaggggatttctcctcatccAAATTTTCTCTTCAGGAGATCTCTTTTCACACaaatttgcatttagagaattaccgagtcttttctattttttattttttttaatcaaattttacagatatttaattactttatcgGGAATATATcccaaaattcttcactttattggggatatatcccaaatatctAAGATATCGAGAATATTTGACGATATCCGAGAAATTTCTGAGGAAATGATAGAAGATAAGATATTAACCCCTTAAGATATATCGGCCCATTTAAAAAAGGAGATATATGAagatatatcggaaatatcgcagatatttcAATCCTTAGTTGGAGAATCAAAGTCCCTAACtaaaattattattaataagtGAAGTGTCACTATATGTCAAAGGAGACATAACAAACGCATCAAATCAGAAATTAACAAGTTGCGCTAATCTATAAATTATGTCATTTGCTTTACGATAAATACGACACAAtggtatataattttttttcaatgaaaaaaGACAATGAAGGTAATAAAACACAATGGTATAGAATTGAAAACATGCATATAAGACTTAGGCCCCGTTTGGGATTActtcacttaaaaaaaaatcagcttttgttcaaaattttagattttattgtgtttggtaaataaataaaaagcagctttagttgaaagttataggtcactggcagcagattttagaagcagcctagaggttgcttttagaagctgctgtGGATAAAAACACTCTGCAATTGTTTTATGTACAGaaagcacttttaaaaatattatttaccaaacatgaaactgttttaattcacagttgATTATTTTCACAATACAGCAGcagcagttttttttaaaagtcacagcaatcccaaactagcccttaCAGTCCTCTCAAACAATTATCATCCGACAAGTGTTCATCTACATCTACAGTATTCCTTGTCTTTATGCCTAAAACtgacttgacttgggtaattacATTTGTAACCCTTAAGAGATCAAagaggggaggagagagaagagatcagagagagagagagagatgagtgtaatttattaattaaaatgagggcaatattgtcaatagatgttagattgggtaaatgagagtaaaaaactcttagtgaagtaagtgagcaatttttaagctagAATTAGATAAGTAGTCACGACCGCTATTTTTTGGTGTGATTTTACAACCTTACCTTTGTCCATACTTAATTATCAACGTTACCTAATGCGTTGACGAAAAGCATTAATATTTGCTTAATAAACAAATTTGATCAATTTACAGAGCTTAATTCCTGTATTTGTCATTGTTACTGGTTCTATTATAGTCCTATATAGTGGATGACATgatcatctcaaaaaaaaaaaatttgacatgcATGCATATGACAATATTATCAATAGTATAACAAGTTTATACATTATATGCTATGCTTGAATGCAAAGGAACGTTGCTCATCCTCTTAACTAATCATTATGCTTCGCTTTAAATCATGTATATAGATCACAGCAAAATCtcccctcctctctctctcctcccctctTTGTCACAGCAAAATCTCTTCAAATATAATAAAGTAAATTCATGAAATTTACTTAGTTTGAACAGTTTCTCCCAGACTCTAGAGTTACACGACCAAAAAGGCCAAAATTCTACAGACATCATTGTAGGTATGGCATATTCGCAAAGCACAGCACTCAATTTCCACTATCACATCGTCCCGAACAAGCTAGAAGCCTAGAACATTTCAGACACATCATTTTCTTAAGCAAACGTCATCCAACACGCCACACATCTATCTCAAAATCAGCCACGACTATACCACATGCAAACTAATTAGACTTCAAACGCCTCTATAAAACCCCCTTGCTTTTCTTTGGGTTCTTGCAGTCTCCGAGTTAGTTCGCAATACCTGCAAGCAAGCTAGAAGAACTTTGTGAACAGTTTCCATGGCGGACGAGGTTATTCTATTGGACGGTTATGTGAGCATGTTTGGGATGAGGGTCAGAGTAGCTCTGGCCGAGAAGGGAATCAAGTATGAGTACAGAGAAGAAGACATGAGGAACAAGAGCCCACTGCTTCTTAAGATGAACCCGATCCACAAGAAGATTCCGGTGCTCATCCATAATGGCAAACCGGTCTGTGAGTCGCTCATCATCGTGCAGTATATTGATGAAGTATGGAAGGATAAGGCTCCTCTGCTTCCCTCTGATCCTTACCAGAGAGCCCAGGCCAGATTCTGGGCCGATTTCATTGATAAGAAGGTAACGTTTTGTATTTGTATCTTCTTCGTTCTTCATTTTAATTTGCAATATCGTTTCATTTATTGTAATTTTGTTTCATGGTGGAGAGGTACGTGATTTTGGTTTGCTAGTTTACTTGTTTAGCACCATTTGGGACTGTTTGGTGCTTCATTCATTTGGGGATTTGCATGATTTGGGTTCTGTTTATATTCTCTTTATGATTGTGAAAGATCTCCTCTTTGAGATAAAGGAAGCAGACATTTTTAAgggatttttcttgttttcaattAAATTAGTGATAATGGGGAGACGGGAGTAAAACATCATTGGATAAATGCTTTTGTTCAAGGTTAAATTGCATATTGAACAAAATTTGAAATGATATTCATGAATAAGAAAATGATTTCTGTGTCAGTTTTAATAAGCAACCTTATAATTGGCCTAAAATTATCGAATGAATAGTCACTAACATGGCCTGCGAAACTTGCAGTTATATGATGCGGGCAAGAAGATATGGACTACAAAAGGAGAAGAGCAGGAGGCAGCAAATAAGGAATTCATTGAAGTCCTGAAGGTGTTGGAAGGAGAGCTTGGAGACAAGCCTTATTTCATGGGTGAGAGATTTGGGTTCCTGGACATTGCTCTCATCACATTCTACAGCTGGTTTCATGCTTATGAGACACTTGGAAACTTCAGTATAGAGGCCGAGTGCCCCAAGCTGATTTCATGGGCCAAGAGGTGCTTGCAGAAGGAGAGTGTTTCAAAATCTCTTGCTGACCAGAAAAAGGTTTATGAGTTTGTTgttgagatgaagaagaggCTTGGTGTGGAATAGT
It encodes:
- the LOC112166162 gene encoding probable glutathione S-transferase, which codes for MADEVILLDGYVSMFGMRVRVALAEKGIKYEYREEDMRNKSPLLLKMNPIHKKIPVLIHNGKPVCESLIIVQYIDEVWKDKAPLLPSDPYQRAQARFWADFIDKKLYDAGKKIWTTKGEEQEAANKEFIEVLKVLEGELGDKPYFMGERFGFLDIALITFYSWFHAYETLGNFSIEAECPKLISWAKRCLQKESVSKSLADQKKVYEFVVEMKKRLGVE